The genomic DNA CTCATGGTAActgtttccacattccatgcacttatatggcttctcccctgtgtggatctTTCGATGTCTGTTTAGTCTTCCAATCTGACAGAaggtctttccacattccatgcatgtatatggcttctcccctctGTGCGTCATTAGATGTATGTTTAGACTTGCACTttcactgaagctctttccacattccatgcatttatagggtttctcccctgtgtgcgtCCTTTGATGTCTGTTTAGTTTTCCACTTTCATTGAAGctgtttccacattccatgcatttatatggcttatCCCCtatgtgggtcctttgatgtctGTTTAGACTTGCACTCTGACTGAAGGTCTTTCCACAgtacatgcatttatatggcttctctcctgtgtgggtcctttgatgtgagtTTAGATCTCCACTTtgactgaaactctttccacattgcatgcatttatagggcttctccccCGTATGAGCCCTTTGATGTCTGTTTAGATGTCCACTCTCACTGAAGCTCATTCCACATTGcatgcatttatagggcttctctcctgtgtgggtcctCTGATGTATGTTTAGATTTCCATTCTCAcggaagctctttccacattccatgcatttatagggcttGTCCCCCGTATGAGTTTTTTGATGTGAGTTTAGATTTCCAGTCTcgctgaagctctttccacattccatgcatttatagggcttctctcctgtgtgggtcctttgatgtgaaTTTAGATGTCCACTCCggctgaaactctttccacactccatgcatttatagggcttctctccTCTGTGAGTTCTTTGGAGTACAGTGCAGGCCTTTCTATCTCTGATGCTCTTTTCAGGTTCCATGCATCcatgtggcttctctcctgtgtgggtcctttgatgggGAGGCTGATGTCCAATATGGGAGTCCTGTTATTGGGGgcaagggtgggtgggtgggagataaataaatataatgactaTGTAATCCATTCTGAGAGTCATAGTCGCTAAAGAGCGGGGTAGacatacttaaaataaataacattgtcCTAATGCAACCTTGGCCACCTTGCAAGGAAGCCTGATCCAAATGCTGGTGATCACattgttctgggcaccacaattcaaaaaggtgtTGACAAATTGGAGGATGTCTAGaaaagggtgactaaaatggcgaagaGTCTTGAAACTATGCATTACGAGGAAAGACctaggtagctggggatgtttagcctggagaagagatggttatggggtgatatgttagccctgttcaagtatttgaagggatgtcacattgaggagggagcatgcttattttctgttgctccagagaataggacccagaacaatggttgcaagctgcaggaatagagatcccacctcaatattaggaggaactttatgagagtcagggctgttcaacagtggaacactcatTCTTCAGCGGTTTTGGGGGAGTTTCcatgtttggaggtctttaaacacaggctgggtgtccatctgtcaaaatggggatgctttgactggcctcgattaagaagaggagctctccctccctccatctgccttggtccaagcctcagagggagagaataactgctggacttgatccccttcttCCCAACCAtcatccctttcttctcctcttgtttcatgtctttttaaattgtaagcctgagggcagggaactgtctattagaaataataactgtaagccgCTCCCACAAGAAGACCCCAAACTCAGACAGATTAAAAACTAATGAGACCTACACTCAGTTCAAACTAACTGCAATAAACAAAAGCCTGCGTCTATGCAAACATTAATAGGAACTCTAAATTGCTACCTAGATTAGCAAAACAGAAGCATAAAAAAGAATGGTTGCAGCTATCAACTCTGCAAACAGAACAAATCCCAGATATAGATATGTGGATATTAAAAATGTATGATTGTATGGAAATAGACTTGCTATATAAATAAGAGATTGATAAAAAAAATCGAACAAGAATGGAAACCATGGATAAATGATCTGAATGAAGAAAAAGGAACATATACGAATATTATTTTCAGTTAATTTCTGAGTTAAAGAAATCAATTCACTTGATAAAACCTCATCAGTACATTTGCTTTTAACCATCTGAGGCCCAGATCCAGGAAACCCATAGGACACCTCTCTTCCCAAAAAGGGGGATAGCAATGCCTGATCTTGGACTACATTTTGCAGCATTGCAATTTAATTAAGAAAGATCAGAGCATAGACTGGTTAACATGGAAATGACTGGCccaccatccatccatcttgcTTTGTCCTTTAACAAACTCACTCCGCAagtcattaaaaacattaaaaactcaTGGCTGTAAACATCAGCAAAAATATCGTCAAGATGGAGGCAAGTTCTAGCACCAGATCCCTCTCCAATTTGCCCCTTTGTGGTCCACAGATCTGTCTATTCCCCTGATAAATTCAATCCAGTCCAAGGTGTATATTCAGCCTCtgcttaggggccattcagactaccttttaccccggatcaggaactgaattatgcatgtgaagttcatatttgccccgaatctcccacaagcgaatcagaggcttgcacaaccattttggggcaaatgccACTTAGCGCAGGTCATTTGGAATCGGAGTAAAAGCCGtatctttgggggggaaatgggttctacaaatatgaacttgcccccgatgatgatcggggcaagttcaggggagggatttaggtcagagggagggcagtgggcagagcattccctccccttcattggggtgaaggaggaggaggaggaggagggatgcagaaaagggcaattggggtgacaggatgcaaagggcaattggggtgactgacgggggatCCAAAGGGCAGTCAGAGGCAGGGCAGGGGGgaaactggagaaagggtgccaagaggaggagaaagaggatgaaggagccggggggcggggggaagaagggggccatggaggggaatctgtaatggagcaggaggaggagaaggaaggagcaggatgaagggtcaattcagggcagggcagagggagggcaggggacggaacaagcctccctctcacaccaggcagctttctctctcttgtttatTTCTTAGAAGGTATTTTGGGCAGACTATGCGcaaatagtgggcacttgcttccagagagatttgggGGGAGGGCATCCGGATCTACTTGGCTCCATCCAGCACAAATagctcagtatgaatggggcATTAAAGTCCTCCAAGGCAGGAGGTTCCACCAAAATCCAAGGGAGCATCTTTCGCTGACCaagagcccttactctcaggaggttcctcctaatgttgaggcgaaATCTCTGTTCCTGTCCCTTGCAgccactgttccatgttctagtagtctctggaggagcacaaaacaagcttgctccatcctcgatgtgagatcccttcaaatactgagaggactatcatatcacagaaactggagccatgtgtccaaaggaaggccaccaaaatggtggaagggtcTGCAAAcaatgaagccctatgaggaaaagcttagggagatgctggggatgtttatcctggagaagagaaggttaagaggggataggataggcctctttaagtatttgaagggtttcatattgaggatggagctagcttgttttcttctgctccagagaataagggacaatggagcaatggatggaagctccaggaaaagagactccaaggttaggaggaacctcctgatgcTATGAACCTGGAGAAAAGGAAGTCAAGGGTGTTGGAATAGTATCAAGCTCTGCAGATGAGCCATTGCAGGGTTAATGCAGAGCGACTGGGAGAAAGAAGACAGAGCTCTCCTCAACTGCTGAGCCTTACTAAGGCCAGCTTTGCAGTcagccctctctctccctcttttgctgGCTCTGCTGCTCTCCGCCTTCTTGTCTGTTGCATTCTTCCTCTGCTATTGGAGTGTATTCTAGatgttgtattattatttgctatttgttgttattatgtgtgcCATTACTATGATGCTTTATTTTCTATCCTTTGTATgtatgggtatatatatatatattgtttgttgccCTGTTTAGCATTTATAGAGAAAGCCTTTTCTAGCACCTTGTCTCAATcagtctcttttcaaatccattgtcTCAACAAAAGGGAGTCATTAGGGAATATCTGCtgatagggaatcattggggagcAATATCTCTACACAGAGGAAGGTCAACCTTGTGAAACTAAACAGGGTGGAAatgtgttctttctctttccatttaatAGTCATATAACGATCATGAAAGATGTCTTcctttttggggatcgaggcgggttaaaATACAGGCCCCCTCCTTAAAATCTCAGTTTgtaaaatgggatcaaggaggagagcGTCGTCATCACCATCATTGCTGATGGTGACCCCAAGACCCAGCAGCAGATGGGCCCAGATTCTTCCTCTCGGTCTCTGGGAGGCCGTTGTCCCTTCTCTGGCTCCGCTCCGCTGAAGGAGGTTCTTCCCCGAAGAGCGGAGGGCCAGGGAAGGAGGCCTGCCTCCCTCGAGGGAGACACAGCAAGGCAGGGCCGCCACGTCtatagtatacacacacacacacacacaatgttagacgtatatatgtgtgtaaacacaaacacagagagtaCCTTCCCTCTATTCCCTCCCATAAGGACACACATACCATatagtacatatatatatatatatcacacacacagagtgtagaTACACAGACAGCCCTCTCTATTTCCAATGCAGAGGCTTCCCTCTTGAGTCCAGCTCCTtaccttgtcctccatttttggccTCCTTCTCAAAGTCTCCTCagaccaaggaaggaaggaaggaaggaaggaaaggggacccAGTGCCTTGGAGCCCCAGCAaagtcttttccttcctcttctctcctcaggGATCCCCTCAAAGAAGGCCAAACACCAGATGATAAAAGAGAAGATAGAGGATAGGCCTAGAAGCACTACGCATGctcagtctcagcccctgaagcccctACTGCCCTCATTGTCTGCCAGGAAGAAAGATGTCCGCCTCTGAGCATGctcagtctcagcccctgaagccgcTGCTGCCCTCACTGCCTACCAGGAAGGAAGATGTCCACCTCTGAGCATGctcagtctcagcccctgaagcccctACTGCCCTCATTGTCTGCCAGGAAGAAAGATGTCCGCCTCCGAGCATGCTCAGTCTTAGCCCCTGAAGCCGCTGCTGCCCTCACTGCCTACCAGGAAGGAAGATGTCCNNNNNNNNNNGCCTCTGCGCATGCGCACTCACTCTCAGTATTGCCCTTTTTCaacaggaaaaggagggggaggaggaggctgtttcCCAAGGAGGGCCAAAGGGGGCTTTATCCTGAGGCAGAAGTGCCCCTCTCCGCCCCACAACTCCCCTTGCAGAGCCCCCTCTTCTCCCCTGGAAAGAGGGGCAGAGGAGGGAGACCCAAAGGCATTTTGGGGAGACATTGGGACTGACCAGGAACTTCCCTTTGGCCTTAAGGGtcctgggaagaagagggagagggacCCTACAGCACcttctgaggggagagagagagagagaccctcaATAGCAACCTTCAAGGCTGAGAGGCTCATAggatctccttccttagaggtctttaaacagaggctggatggccatcttgtcaggaagctttgattgagagttcctgcatggcaaattggggttggactggatcagggcccctggggtctcttccgactttacgattctgtgattctatacacAGAGAGAGTTTTGGTTCTGGGAACATGCAAGAGGAGCAAGGATTAAGGCAAACttgccccccccccgaaaaaatacacacacacacaaaatggtggctcctcaaagggcttcatggtttccaggcccttcaccattttacttgccctcctttggacatatggCTCCAGTTTGtgaacatccttttgaattgtggtgtccagaacggGACACATGATttttccaagtgaggcctgaccaaagcagaatagagtggcactattacttctcttgatctagacactatacttctattgatgcagccaagaattgcattggcctttttagctgctgcatcacactgttgactcatgttcaatttgtggtctattagAACTcgtagatctctttcacacgtagaagtctccttaaaacaggtgtcccccataatcctatatctgtgcattttgttttttctacctaagtgtagtgccttacatttctctgtgttgaatatcattttgttagctttggcccagatttctagtctattcaggtcttgACCCTGtcctactcctcctagtttggtgtcatatTTGATAAGAatatccccaattctgtcatcagagtcattgataaagatgctaaatagcaaactgggcccaggacagaaccccactggacactccactggtcactcctTTCCAGGACATAGAAGAAGAGGAgtcattgagcaccctttgggttcgggtGGTCAACCAATTCCCAATCCATCAGTAACCGAGCAACAAGCACTGTCttgctttttgctttgtttttaatgatgCCGAGTTAACAAAGTCAAGCTTCCTAAAATATTAAAGGCACACATCCATCAGGTTTCCTGAAGCAGCTCtggctctttggcagagaggcaTGCTCCTCTCCTCCAGGATCAGCTGCCATTTGGAAGGCCTTCTGCGGCCATTGCCAGCCCTCCTGGACCAGTCAGTCTGTCGTTCTTCAAGGCCTTCTGGTCCCTTCCAATTGTGCCTCCATTGCTTTATTTTCCCTGGACACCTCCCAGCTTAGTAATGTCCTTCTCCAagtgtggtgtccagaactggacgaAGGATTCCAGTTGaccactgaccaaagcagaacagagtggtgcTATTCTTTCCCCCGATCGGGACACAATAGTCATAGAAATGCACTGAGTGacccagcatggcacagtggttcgAGTGTtaagactacgactctggagaccagggttcaattccttgcttggccatgaaacccgctggacgacactctctgagcctctggggaaggcaatggcaaaacctcctccggacaaaccttgccaagaaaaccctatgacggAGCCAGCGAAaggcagaaacaacatgaaagcacacagcaaccagCAACAAAAGGAAGGTATAGGCTTTTTTTGCTGCCCCGTCACAAGGTTGGCTCATGTCCAGCTCCTAAGGCCCTTGGATCCTTTTCACGCAGCCAGGTGTACGTTTGTGCATTTGTGCTGCCTAGGTGTGGTACCTTACCTTTTATCCCTGTTGGGTTTATTCTGTTTGCTAGAGAAGGGCAGCCTCCCTCCAAACAAAGGGTCCCTTAGGGGGGGATCTAAAATTTGGGTCTAGCAGCCACCAGTCGGTCCTTTCTGGGTCGGTGGATCGGTGGATGGGATAAACGTCTCTGAAATCTGCAGAAAGTCCTTGTGACCCAGAGGACACAACGGCAAATTCTGCCACCAGGCCTGTTCCTGTAGGATCCCTATTGAAAGATGCAAGTCCCATCTAGAACAGAGCGGTTGAATGAAAGGTGGAGCAGTGACTCAGCCGGTGGATAAAccccattgattgaatgggtctgttTAGGTTGGGGCTCCGTGCCAGCGGAGTTCAATAGGACCCTTTGTGTTCGAATCACAAACAGAAGCATATATGCGTATGTGCAGAAGGCATTCCAGTTTGTGCATGAGAAGCCAGTCAGGTTTAGACAAGAGTCATGGAGCAGATCCATGGGAAAAACCCCAATTTCTGGACCTGAccaagcctgggggggggggggggttcccaccTGTTGCTACCCAAAAGATCCAGCCATATCTCACCTTTAGCCCTGCACTCTTGTGCCCCAGGACACACCACCATTAACCGGGGGGTAGCCCAGGAGGCAGGGCAAGGGGGGTGTCTCTGGCTGGACATGGCTCCTCGAAAAGAGTTTGTGGCACTGGCATTGAGTATCAATAAACTCCCATGCACCACGAACTCCCTTCCCTGTGAGTATTTCCTTCCCTgctagaggctggatggtcatctgtcaaaatgggggtgctttggttgagagttcttgcatggcagaatggctggcccttgggggtctcttccaactctatggttctatgattgcAGGGATGTTGGTGAGCCCCCCTGTGGGACTGGCATCCCTTGAACCCCTTATTGTAGTGAATTGGTAGCAGCCCCCTTTCCCATTCAGAGCCAGCCAGACTGATCCAGAACcaggaatcataggatcatagagttggcaaAGACCAcaagaagagccatccagtccaacccccttctgccatgcaggaactcatagaGAATGATGAGGTTGGAAGAGATCCTAAGGgacatccactccaaccccctttctgccatgcaggaattctccatCAAAATATCCCTGGCCAGGAGACCGGGGAGGAGGGGGGCTTTGGAGCCAGTTTCCCAACCTAACAGTCAGGCACTGCTTTTGGCCCCAAGGGAGCCAGATGGTTTTCTGGAATCTCCACCCCTCACGTCTCGGCACACAAGGCTGACCCTcaagtggggagggaaggagcGTTCCCAATGAGAAAGCGCCTGCCTAGGGGTGGGGTGAGAGGCTACCTCCGAAGCCATCTCACGGTCACCATTCCCACCCCCAATCCCAACTGTGAGGTCAAAGAGAGGGTCTCCGCCTTTGGCCCCTGCTGACCACTGGCATTCTGCTCGCTGGGGggaagagttgggggg from Sceloporus undulatus isolate JIND9_A2432 ecotype Alabama chromosome 2, SceUnd_v1.1, whole genome shotgun sequence includes the following:
- the LOC121922778 gene encoding zinc finger protein 135-like — protein: MEDKDSHIGHQPPHQRTHTGEKPHGCMEPEKSIRDRKACTVLQRTHRGEKPYKCMECGKSFSRSGHLNSHQRTHTGEKPYKCMECGKSFSETGNLNSHQKTHTGDKPYKCMECGKSFRENGNLNIHQRTHTGEKPYKCMQCGMSFSESGHLNRHQRAHTGEKPYKCMQCGKSFSQSGDLNSHQRTHTGEKPYKCMYCGKTFSQSASLNRHQRTHIGDKPYKCMECGNSFNESGKLNRHQRTHTGEKPYKCMECGKSFSESASLNIHLMTHRGEKPYTCMECGKTFCQIGRLNRHRKIHTGEKPYKCMECGNSYHEMGKLNRHQKTHTEEKPYKCIECGKSFSQSACLNKHQKTHTGEKPYQCMECGKSFRRSGHLNRHHRTHMGQKPPSASRAVSVSSEGLLTISSIC